One region of Bubalus kerabau isolate K-KA32 ecotype Philippines breed swamp buffalo chromosome 6, PCC_UOA_SB_1v2, whole genome shotgun sequence genomic DNA includes:
- the TSPAN1 gene encoding tetraspanin-1 isoform X1: MGCFNFIKVMMILFNMLIFLCGAALLAVGIWVSVDGPSFMKIFGPMSSSAMQFVNVGYFLIAAGAVLFALGFLGCYGAQTESKCALMMFFFILLLIFIAEVAAAVVALVYTTLAENILTAVVVPNIKKEYGSQKDFTQVWNSTMAGLKCCGFTNYTDFEGSPYVRKNGTFPPYCCHNSVNNSFVEPCNSVTAHNMSVQGCFKQLLYDIRTNAVTVGGVAAGIGGLELAAMIVSMYLYCNLE; the protein is encoded by the exons CTGTGTGGTGCAGCCCTGTTGGCAGTGGGCATCTGGGTGTCGGTTGATGGACCATCCTTTATGAAGATCTTCGGGCCAATGTCATCCAGTGCCATGCAGTTCGTCAACGTGGGCTACTTCCTCATCGCAGCTGGTGCTGTGCTCTTCGCTCTTGGTTTCCTGGGCTGCTACGGCGCCCAAACTGAGAGCAAGTGTGCCCTCATGATG TTcttcttcatcctcctcctcatcttcaTTGCTGAGGTTGCAGCTGCTGTGGTCGCCTTAGTGTATACTACAttg gctgaGAACATCCTGACAGCGGTGGTGGTGCCTAATATCAAAAAAGAGTACGGTTCCCAAAAAGACTTCACTCAAGTGTGGAACTCCACCATGGCAGGG CTCAAGTGCTGTGGCTTCACCAACTACACAGATTTTGAGGGGTCACCCTATGTAAGAAAGAACGGTACCTTTCCCCCATACTGTTGCCATAACAGTGTCAATAACTCGTTCGTGGAACCCTGCAACAGTGTCACCGCCCATAACATGAGTGTACAG ggATGCTTCAAACAGCTTCTGTATGACATCCGAACCAATGCAGTCACTGTGGGTGGTGTGGCAGCCGGAATTGGGGGCTTGGAG CTGGCTGCCATGATTGTGTCCATGTATCTGTACTGCAATCTGGAATAA
- the TSPAN1 gene encoding tetraspanin-1 isoform X2, whose translation MGCFNFIKVMMILFNMLIFLCGAALLAVGIWVSVDGPSFMKIFGPMSSSAMQFVNVGYFLIAAGAVLFALGFLGCYGAQTESKCALMMFFFILLLIFIAEVAAAVVALVYTTLAENILTAVVVPNIKKEYGSQKDFTQVWNSTMAGLKCCGFTNYTDFEGSPYVRKNGTFPPYCCHNSVNNSFVEPCNSVTAHNMSVQLAAMIVSMYLYCNLE comes from the exons CTGTGTGGTGCAGCCCTGTTGGCAGTGGGCATCTGGGTGTCGGTTGATGGACCATCCTTTATGAAGATCTTCGGGCCAATGTCATCCAGTGCCATGCAGTTCGTCAACGTGGGCTACTTCCTCATCGCAGCTGGTGCTGTGCTCTTCGCTCTTGGTTTCCTGGGCTGCTACGGCGCCCAAACTGAGAGCAAGTGTGCCCTCATGATG TTcttcttcatcctcctcctcatcttcaTTGCTGAGGTTGCAGCTGCTGTGGTCGCCTTAGTGTATACTACAttg gctgaGAACATCCTGACAGCGGTGGTGGTGCCTAATATCAAAAAAGAGTACGGTTCCCAAAAAGACTTCACTCAAGTGTGGAACTCCACCATGGCAGGG CTCAAGTGCTGTGGCTTCACCAACTACACAGATTTTGAGGGGTCACCCTATGTAAGAAAGAACGGTACCTTTCCCCCATACTGTTGCCATAACAGTGTCAATAACTCGTTCGTGGAACCCTGCAACAGTGTCACCGCCCATAACATGAGTGTACAG CTGGCTGCCATGATTGTGTCCATGTATCTGTACTGCAATCTGGAATAA